One window of the Magnolia sinica isolate HGM2019 chromosome 19, MsV1, whole genome shotgun sequence genome contains the following:
- the LOC131235071 gene encoding DNA (cytosine-5)-methyltransferase DRM2-like isoform X6 translates to MEMEKGMQREYWKLSLHIQIWQVLEKSSPGGRSFPTNSCSSEIERFSMDEELPNVDSWLGNEETKETFSGEEQKLLLLVEMGFSTDEAASAMDRCGPDASLVELTDSIYAAQIAKASEHGSSYLIDDSLGEKKSRKWLEEGGRWEKKINFRSSQWEHQKNIVVDEDNEPVDFCIPANMTGFGVPDDPWTMTKRKIPEAAIGPPYFYYENVASTPKGVWKTISRFLYDIEPEFVDSKHFCAATRKRGYIHNLPIYGRFPLQPVAPRTIHEALPMTKKWWPLWDPRKQLNCLQTCIASAKLTERIRSALAKSPDPPPQNVQQYVLNECRKWNLVWVGVHKVAPLEPDEIEMLLGFPRNHTRGGGISRTERYKSLGNSFQVDTVAYHLSILKCMFPNGITVLSLFSGIGGAEVALHQLGIPLKTVVSVEISEINRNILRSWWEQTNQTGNLIHIEDVRKLNSDRLEQLINTFGGFDLIIGGSPCNNLAGSNRVSRDGLGGEHSILFYDYYRILDLVKAIMGRNVQ, encoded by the exons GATATGGCAGGTTCTTGAGAAATCTTCTCCAGGAGGTAGAAGCTTCCCCACTAATTCATGTTCTTCAGAAATTGAAAGGTTTAGCATGGACGAAGAGCTTCCAAATGTGGATAGCTGGCTGGGAAATGAG GAAACAAAGGAAACTTTTTCTGGGGAGGAGCAGAAATTGTTGCTTTTAGTGGAAATGGGCTTCTCCACAGACGAGGCTGCTTCAGCTATGGATAGATGTG GTCCAGATGCTTCTCTTGTGGAGCTAACTGATTCCATATATGCTGCTCAAATAGCAAAGGCATCTGAG CATGGGTCAAGTTATTTGATTGACGATTCTCTTGGAGAAAAGAAAAGCAGAAAGTGGCTTGAAGAAGGGGGGAGGtgggaaaagaaaattaattTCCGGAGTAGTCAATGGGAACATCAGAAAAACATTGTAGTGGATGAAGATAATGAGCCAGTAGATTTTTGCATTCCGGCCAATATGACTGGCTTTGGGGTTCCTGATGATCCGTGGACTATGACTAAGAGAAAGATCCCAGAGGCTGCAATAGGACCTCCGTATTTCTACTATGAAAACGTGGCAAGTACCCCAAAAGGTGTTTGGAAAACTATATCCCGCTTCTTATATGATATTGAGCCAGAATTTGTGGATTCAAAGCATTTCTGCGCTGCAACAAGAAAACGCGGCTACATTCACAATCTCCCCATTTACGGTCGGTTTCCGCTTCAGCCAGTTGCTCCACGCACAATACATGAAGCATTGCCCATGACAAAAAAATGGTGgcctttgtgggacccacgaaAGCAACTGAACTGTTTACAGACTTGTATTGCAAGTGCTAAACTAACAGAGAGAATACGGAGTGCTCTCGCCAAGTCACCCGATCCACCACCTCAGAATGTCCAACAATATGTGCTGAATGAATGCCGGAAATGGAATTTGGTTTGGGTTGGGGTGCATAAGGTTGCCCCTCTTGAGCCTGATGAGATAGAGATGTTATTGGGATTCCCAAGGAATCACACAAGAGGAGGCGGAATTAGTCGAACGGAGAGATATAAATCTTTGGGAAATTCTTTTCAGGTTGACACTGTAGCCTACCACCTCTCCATATTGAAGTGCATGTTTCCCAACGGCATCACAGTTTTGTCACTTTTCTCTGGAATTGGGGGTGCAGAAGTGGCTCTTCACCAGCTTGGGATCCCATTAAAGACTGTTGTTTCAGTTGAAATTTCAGAAATCAATAGAAACATCCTGCGTAGTTGGTGGGAACAGACGAACCAAACGGGGAATTTGATCCATATTGAGGATGTGCGGAAATTGAACTCCGATCGGCTTGAGCAACTTATAAATACGTTTGGTGGCTTCGATCTGATTATCGGGGGAAGCCCGTGCAATAACCTTGCGGGCAGCAACAGGGTGAGCAGAGATGGGCTTGGGGGAGAGCACTCTATCCTCTTCTATGATTATTATCGTATTCTGGACCTTGTGAAGGCGATTATGGGGAGAAACGTACAGTAG